ACAGGGCGATGAGCCCTGCCAGACCAAGGACAAGAATCATGGCCTTTTTCACGGTTCCGGGTTCCATGAGACCGCTTTGGGTAACCCTGACCGGGCCGAGCCGGTCGTTTTGGTCAATACCCTTGATGCCATCGAAATAGTCGTTGGCCAGGTTGACCGCGATTTGGAGCAGGAGACAGCCAAGCAGGGCCGCCAGAGCGGGAATCAGAGAGAAGGCGTGATCGGCAAAGGCCACTGCCGTCCCCACGATGACCGGGCCGCCTGCTGCCGGCAGGGTTTTGGGACGGATGGCCAGTATCCAGGTTTTGAGGGTGATGTCAGACATTGATGCATCCTTGTTGTCATGAGTTATGGTGATTGTCATATCCTGCCGTTTGCCCGCCTATCCCTGCCGACCAGCGATTCCTCTCTTTTCCCCGGCCATGTCTGCAGCTATGCTGCCCAGCTTTGCGATGCCTTCCTGCATGGCCGCATTCCAGATCCCGTCACAGCTGAGCCGGATGAACGAATTGTAATTCTCCTGGGTGGAAAAGATGGTCCCCGGGGCGATGCCGATGCCTGCCTTTTTGGCCCGGAAGAAGTAATCCACAGCATCGATGTCCCCGGGCAGCTCGACCCAGAGTACGGCGCCTCCTGTGGGGCGTGTGGCACGGGTCCCTTGGGGAAAGTGTTCCGTGATGGCCATCTGCAATGTTTTCATCTGTTTGGCAATCGCCTGCCTGAGCCGTCGCAGATGGCGGTCGTACTGCCCTGATTCCAGATAGGCGGCCACGACCATCTGGGTGGGGGTGGCCGAGCACACGCTGGACGTGGCCTTGATTTCCAGTGCCTGATCGTAGCGTTTTCCCGGTATCATCCATCCCACCCGGTACCCCGGAGCGAGGGTTTTGGAAAAGGAGGAGCAGTAGATCACGTTCCCGGTATGGTCATGCTGTTTGTATGTTCCCGGTCGGGTATCCTCGAAATGCAACTCGCCCGAGACATCGTCCTCAATGAGGGGGATCGACCGTTCCTCGAAAAGGTGGGCAATGGCTTTTTTGGCCGGTTCAGGAGTCAGACTGCCGTCGGGGTTGTTGAAGTTGGAGGACAGAATGCCGGCTTTGATGTCAAAGGTGTCCAGGGCTGTTGCAATATCCTCGGGATCAACACCAGTTCTGGGGTCCGATCCTATTTCAATGGCTCGCAGTCCGCAATTCTCCAGAAGCTGAAGAAAACAGAAATAGGTGGGAGACTGGACAAGGACGGTGTCTCCCGGTCGGGTAACGGTGCGCAGACTGATGTTCAGGGCCTCCATGGCCCCGAAGGTGACCAAGATATCCTGAGGCAGGACGGATATGCCCGCGTCAATGGACCTGAAGCAGATCTGGCGGCGGAGTCTCAAATCTCCTTCACAGGGCGCATAGCTCAGGGACGTGCCATCATCCCGTGCAACAACCTGGCGCATGAATTTCGAAAGGGCCTTGTGCGGGAGAAGCTCCTTGGCCGGAGAAATAATGGCAAAAGGCACAAGGGATGTGTCTCCCACCGCCTCGAGCACAGTCCTTATGAGTTGGTTCCTGTTCACTGTTGTGGGTTCGAGGGCCGGTCGCGGATTGCCCGCAAAGGGAGGAAGTTTGCGTGTCCTGTGGGCTACGAAAAAACCCGATCTGGGCCTGGCCGTGATCACTCCCTGTTCCTCGAGCCTCACATAGGCCTGGGAGACCGTGGAGATGCTCACTTGCATGTGCGTGCTCAGGGAGCGCAGAGACGGAAGTCGGTCACCCGGAGTAAGGGTTCCCGAGGTTATGAGTCCCTGGATGTGCTCCTCCACGTCCTGATAACGAAATTGGGAAGAAGATGGCTCGTTCATGGCGGTTTTATCTGTTATGGTCGGTTTTGGGAGAATCTGTATCTGTACTGCAAACAGATTATCTGTTTTACCATCGTCCAGCAACAGCTAATCTGCACAAACGAACACGGCCAGGGTCGTGGCAGGATACTGGGAGGCATTGATCATGGAACAAACCATGGAGGTCGGACAGGGGGAATCCATGCGGATTTTCATTAACGCATTCAAACAGACCGCGCCCATTGTCATGGGATACATCCCGGTTGGGTTTGCCTACGGGGTGCTGGCCCAGAAGGTGGGATTATCACCGCTGAACACACTGCTCATGTCCGTCATGGTCTTTGCCGGATCGGCCCAACTTATTGCCGTGGGCCTCATGGCCGCAGGCGTTCCCCCTCTGTCGGTCATTGTGACCACCTTTGTGGTCAATCTGCGCCATCTGCTCATGTCCGCATCCCTGTCTCCGCACCTCAGATCCTGGAAAAAATGGCAGCTGGCCCTGTTTGCCTTTGAGCTCACAGATGAAACCTTTGCCCTGCACTCCACGCGATATTTCCAGGGCAAGCAGCTCAAAAGCGAAACCTTCTGCATCAACGTGATCGCCCAGCTGGCCTGGGTCTTGGGAACCTGGTTGGGTATGGTGGCCAGCACGCTCATCACGGATGTAAAGCCCATCGGGCTGGATTATGCGCTGCCCGCCATGTTCATTGCCCTGCTGGTGGCCCAGATCAAGGAGCCCATGCATGTGCTGGTGGCCCTGATCGCCGGTATCCTGTCCGTGGTCCTGGCTCTGGTCGGCCTTGATCATTTTCATGTCATTCTGGCGACGGTTGTCGCCGCAACCCTGGGACTGGGGGTGGAAACGTGGATCAGAAAATAATGTTCATGACCATTTGCGGGATGCTGGTGGTCACGTATATCCCGAGGATGCTCCCCGTAGTCGCGCTGGCGTCCAGAAACATGCCGCCAGCCCTGATCCGGTGGCTTGGATTTATCCCCACGACCGTGCTTTCGGCCCTGCTCGTTCCCGATCTGGTACTGCGGGACGGGAATCTTCATTTCGGCATGGACAACCTCTTCCTGTGGGTCGCCCTGCCCACGTTCCTGGTTGCCTGGAGGACAAGGAGTTTTTTCGGGGCCATTTTCACGGGCATGTTTCTGGTTGCCGTGGCTAGGTGGATGATCGGCTCCTGAACCCTGCACAAGGTTTTCACCTTCAGAGAGAAGGGCCTGATGGCAATCAATGCTGCCAGGTTTCAAATGCCCCTTTTTGTTAATGTAAACAGATTTTGCATCTTGAATGATAAAACCCCATCATAATGGTTTACTTTTAAACAAGGATGTCAGTTGCATGATACAAGAACGGTTTTCACAGCGGATTCAATCGGTTCCCAGGTCGTTTATTCGGGAGATTCTCAAGGTTACGGCTGATCCGTCCATCATTTCCTTTGCCGGCGGGCTGCCCAATCCCGAGCTTTTTCCGGTCCAGGAGATGAGTAGGGCTGCCCGGGATGTGCTTGACGAAGTGGGGCCTGCAGCCCTGCAGTATTCCACCACCGAGGGGTTTCCCCCCTTGCGCGAGGCCATTGCCGCCCGATATGTGGCCAAGGGTGTGCAGGTGGATCCCGATCATATCATTGTGACCACGGGATCCCAGCAATGTCTGGACATTCTGGGCAAGATCCTCGTCAATCCCGGGGATACCGTGGTCATGGAGCGCCCCGGATATCTCGGAGCCATCCAGTCCTTTGGCCTGTTTGAACCCGTGTTTCAGACCGTATCCCTGCAAAACGGCGGACCTGATCTGGACGAACTCGAACGGATCTTCGAGACCGCGCATCCCAAGATTTTCTATGCGGTTCCCAATTTTCAGAATCCCTCGGGCATGACCTATGATCATGCGGCCCGTCAGGCATTGGCCGATCTTTTGAAACGCTATCCGGACGTTCTGTTCGTGGAGGACGATCCCTATGGCGAACTGCGGTTTGCAGGCAGTCCGCAACCCTTGCTGTTTTCCTTGACAAGGGGCCGTTCGGTCCTGTTGGGATCCTTTTCCAAGATCGCTTCTCCGGGCATGCGTCTGGGATGGATGGTGGTGACCGACGATGCTCTCCGGGATATGGCCGTTCGGGCCAAACAGGCATCCGACCTGCACACCAGCACCTTTACCCAGCAGGTCATGGCCAGGTATCTTGCG
The Desulfoplanes formicivorans DNA segment above includes these coding regions:
- a CDS encoding AzlD domain-containing protein, with product MDQKIMFMTICGMLVVTYIPRMLPVVALASRNMPPALIRWLGFIPTTVLSALLVPDLVLRDGNLHFGMDNLFLWVALPTFLVAWRTRSFFGAIFTGMFLVAVARWMIGS
- a CDS encoding aminotransferase-like domain-containing protein produces the protein MNEPSSSQFRYQDVEEHIQGLITSGTLTPGDRLPSLRSLSTHMQVSISTVSQAYVRLEEQGVITARPRSGFFVAHRTRKLPPFAGNPRPALEPTTVNRNQLIRTVLEAVGDTSLVPFAIISPAKELLPHKALSKFMRQVVARDDGTSLSYAPCEGDLRLRRQICFRSIDAGISVLPQDILVTFGAMEALNISLRTVTRPGDTVLVQSPTYFCFLQLLENCGLRAIEIGSDPRTGVDPEDIATALDTFDIKAGILSSNFNNPDGSLTPEPAKKAIAHLFEERSIPLIEDDVSGELHFEDTRPGTYKQHDHTGNVIYCSSFSKTLAPGYRVGWMIPGKRYDQALEIKATSSVCSATPTQMVVAAYLESGQYDRHLRRLRQAIAKQMKTLQMAITEHFPQGTRATRPTGGAVLWVELPGDIDAVDYFFRAKKAGIGIAPGTIFSTQENYNSFIRLSCDGIWNAAMQEGIAKLGSIAADMAGEKRGIAGRQG
- a CDS encoding AzlC family ABC transporter permease, giving the protein MEQTMEVGQGESMRIFINAFKQTAPIVMGYIPVGFAYGVLAQKVGLSPLNTLLMSVMVFAGSAQLIAVGLMAAGVPPLSVIVTTFVVNLRHLLMSASLSPHLRSWKKWQLALFAFELTDETFALHSTRYFQGKQLKSETFCINVIAQLAWVLGTWLGMVASTLITDVKPIGLDYALPAMFIALLVAQIKEPMHVLVALIAGILSVVLALVGLDHFHVILATVVAATLGLGVETWIRK
- a CDS encoding aminotransferase-like domain-containing protein; amino-acid sequence: MQERFSQRIQSVPRSFIREILKVTADPSIISFAGGLPNPELFPVQEMSRAARDVLDEVGPAALQYSTTEGFPPLREAIAARYVAKGVQVDPDHIIVTTGSQQCLDILGKILVNPGDTVVMERPGYLGAIQSFGLFEPVFQTVSLQNGGPDLDELERIFETAHPKIFYAVPNFQNPSGMTYDHAARQALADLLKRYPDVLFVEDDPYGELRFAGSPQPLLFSLTRGRSVLLGSFSKIASPGMRLGWMVVTDDALRDMAVRAKQASDLHTSTFTQQVMARYLADNDMTRHIARICQRYGEQCEVMCEALDVSMPDGLRYIRPEGGMFVWIELPEGYRAMELFDLAIAAKVAFVPGTPFYVDGSGEHTLRLNFSNSDPKRIREGIDRLAGCMQTFLEASSPSR